Below is a window of Candidatus Cetobacterium colombiensis DNA.
TTTAAAAAAATTGAAAAGTTATGGAATAGATTATATTGCAAGTAGAAGCACTGGTTATGACAATATAGATTTAAATTGTGCAAAAGAGTTAGGAATAAAAGTAAGTAATTCAAGTTATTCTCCATACTCAGTTGCAGAGTTTACATTGATGACAGCAATGATGATGTTAAGGAATATTCCAGCAACTTTAAAAAATATTGAACATAAAAATTTCTCACTGAAAAATCTAATTGGAAGAGAAATAAGAAGTCAAAAAGTAGGAGTTATAGGAACTGGAAAAATTGGAAAAATTGTTATAAAATTATTTCAAAGTATGGGAGCAGATGTTGTTGCTTATGATTTATATGAAAGTGACGAGAATATAAAATATGTTTCTTTAGAAAAATTATTATCTGAGTGTGATGTAATAACTCTTCACGCACCTTTAACTTCAGAAAATAAATATCTTATAAATGAAAAGAGTATTTCTAAAATGAAAGATGGAGTTATTTTAATAAATACAGCTAGAGGAGAGTTAATAAAACTGTCGGATCTTTTAGAGGGATTGAATAATAAAAAAGTTTTAGCAGCAGCACTAGATACATTTGAAGGTGAAAGTGAAATTGTACATAAAGATTGTAGTTTAACGGGCTATAATCATGAAATATTGAAAAAGCTTTTAGATATGAAAAATGTATTAATAACTTCTCATCAAGCTTTTTATACTGAAGAAGCGGTGTCAGATATGGTAGAATCAGCATTGAGTAATTTAATAGAATTTAATGAAACTGGAGATGCCCAAAATAATCTGATAAAAATCTAAATAAAAGGACAACTGATTGGTTGTCCTTTTATTCTGAAATTACTTTTCATCCAAAATAAGTTTGTATATAACTCCAGCAATAACAGCACCTACAATTGGAGCTAACCAGAATATCCAAAGTTGACTTAAAGCCTCTCCACCAACTAATAAAGCAACAGCAGTACTTCTAGCTGGATTTACAGATGTGTTTGTAACAGGAATACTTATTAAGTGAATAAGTGTTAATCCAAGTCCGATAGAGATTGGGGCAAATCCTTTTGGTGCTTTTTCAGAAGTAGAACCTAAAATGATAAATAAAAACATCATTGTTAAAACAATTTCACATATTATACCAGCAGTTAAAGAATAACCATTAGGTGATAATCCAGCCACTCCATTTACAGCAAATCCATTGTCCAGTATAAAGCTAGAAGATCCAGATGCAATAAAGAATAGTGTAACAGCTCCAACAAATCCACCAACTACTTGACTTAAAATATAAGGTATAACCTCTTTTTTATCAAACTTTCCAGCTGTAAATAATCCGATTGTAACTGCAGGATTTAAGTGACATCCCGAAAT
It encodes the following:
- a CDS encoding NAD(P)-dependent oxidoreductase; the encoded protein is MKILAFAARQDEITWFNKYSKKFNLDVTLEQKPLSPETVFLAKGYDSVTFIGSCTVDEVVLKKLKSYGIDYIASRSTGYDNIDLNCAKELGIKVSNSSYSPYSVAEFTLMTAMMMLRNIPATLKNIEHKNFSLKNLIGREIRSQKVGVIGTGKIGKIVIKLFQSMGADVVAYDLYESDENIKYVSLEKLLSECDVITLHAPLTSENKYLINEKSISKMKDGVILINTARGELIKLSDLLEGLNNKKVLAAALDTFEGESEIVHKDCSLTGYNHEILKKLLDMKNVLITSHQAFYTEEAVSDMVESALSNLIEFNETGDAQNNLIKI
- the aqpZ gene encoding aquaporin Z, translated to MSRKLFAEFLGTFWLVLGGCGSAVLAAGYPELGIGFTGVALAFGLTVLTMAYAIGHISGCHLNPAVTIGLFTAGKFDKKEVIPYILSQVVGGFVGAVTLFFIASGSSSFILDNGFAVNGVAGLSPNGYSLTAGIICEIVLTMMFLFIILGSTSEKAPKGFAPISIGLGLTLIHLISIPVTNTSVNPARSTAVALLVGGEALSQLWIFWLAPIVGAVIAGVIYKLILDEK